The Mycolicibacterium duvalii DNA window CGCCCGCCGTCAGCTCGAGGCGATGAGCCGGGGCCCGGGCAAACCGACCCTGCCGGCCTGGCATGTGAACCCGCCGACCGCGCTGGCTGAGCTACGGGCGCACTACGGCGAAGCGGAACGGAACTCCGGGGTGGGCTGGAACTATCTGGCGGCGATCAACTTCGTCGAGACGGCGTTCGGCCGGATCCGCGGCGTCAGCACCGCCGGTGCGCAGGGGCCGATGCAGTTCCTGCCGTCGACGTTCGCGATGTACGGCCGCGGCGACATCTGGTCGCCGCGCGACGCCGTCCTGGCCGCCGGCCGGTTCCTGGCCGCCCACGGTTTCGCCCGCAATCGCGATGCCGCGCTGTTCCGCTACAACAACTCCTGGCAGTACGTGCGGGCGGTCAACCAGTACGCGGCGTTGATCGCCGCACACCCGGCCGCGTTCGAAGGCTTCCACCGCTGGGACGTCTACTACCGCAGTGCGGCCGGCGATGTGGTGCTGCCGGTCGGGTACCGCGCCGACCACCCGATCGCGGTCGAGGAGTACGTGGCCCGCTACCCGCAGTGAGCGCCGAATCGGCCCAGGGTCGGGACTTTCCAGTCGTACGATGGCATCGACGCAAGGGTCGGGAACGAGCAAGGAGGCCCTGCGATGCGGAACAAGATCAGACGTTCGTTTCTCGTCATGGGAGCGGTGGCGGCCGTGGTCGGCGGGGCCCTGGTGTCACCGGGGCTCGCTCAGGCCACCGAGTGCGGGGCCGGGACCGTCTACGACGCGGCGACCGATACCTGTGTCGTGGCCCCGGCGCCACCTCCACCGCCGCCACCACCTCCTCCGCCGCCTCCTCCTCCGGCGTGGAACGGGGATCTGACCCCGGGGTTTTCGATCGGCATCTGCGCCCCGATCCCGTTCGTGTCTCTGTGCACCGGGATCTGACGGGATCGTCCGCCCGCTGCGACAAGTGACTTTCGGCCGGTTGCACCGAGATCCGGGACGCGTAAGCATCGGGTCATGACACGCGGACCAGACGCGGTGGCCCAGCGCGCCGTCGAGGAGTCCGAGTTCGCCGGTCTGGCGCATGCCCGCAGCCGCGCTGACATCCTGGCCGCGCTGCGCACCACCGCCGCCGGCCTGCAGTCGGCCGATGCCCAGGCCCGGCTGGCCGAGACCGGGCCGAACCGGTTGCCCGCGCCGCCGCACCGCTCGCCGCTGGTGCGATTCCTCGCGCAGTTCAACAACGTGCTGATCTACATCCTCATCGCCGCCGCGGTGCTCAAGGCGATCCTCGGCGGCTGGGTCGACGCTGCGGTCATCGCTGCGGCGGCGATCCTCAACAGCGTCGTCGGCTACCTGCAGGAAGGTAAGGCCGAGAAGGCGCTCGACAGTATCCGCGAGATGCTCTCGGTGTCGGCGCGGGTGCGCCGCGACGGGCAGTGGACCAACGTCGACGCCGAGACCCTGGTGCCCGGCGACGTGGTGCGGATCGGGTCGGGGGACCGCATTCCGGCCGACCTGCGCCTGCTCGAGGTCAACAATCTGCGGGTGGAGGAGTCGGCACTGACCGGCGAGTCGGTGCCGGCGGTCAAGAGCGTCACCCACGTCGAGTCCGACGCCGGGCTCGGCGACCGCACCTCGATGGTGTACTCCGGCACGATCGTGGCCGCCGGCACCGGGGTCGGGGTGGTGACCGCGACCGGGACGGCCACCGAGATCGGCCGGATCCAGACGCTGATCTCCGAGGTCGAAGGCATCGACACGCCGCTGACCCGCAAGCTGGAGCAGTTCGGCCGGCAACTATCGGTGCTCATCCTCGCGATGGCCGCGGTGATGCTGGTCATCGGCCGGGTCTTCCACGAGTTCACCGTCGACGAGCTGATCTCGGCGGCGATCGGGTTCGCGGTGGCCGCCATCCCCGAGGGACTACCGGCGGTGGTGACGGTGACCCTGGCGCTGGGTGTGCAGCAGATGGCGCGCCGCAACGCGATCACCCGCAAGCTGCCCGCCGTGGAGGCCCTCGGGTCGGTGAACGTGATCTGCTCGGACAAGACCGGCACCCTGACCCAGAACGAGATGACGGTGCGCACCGTGGTCACCGCACGCCACCACTACAGCGTTACCGGCGCCGGCTACGCCCCGCACGGCGAGATCGAAATCGACGGCACCGCAACCGGGTTGGACTCCCATCCCGACCTGACCGCGGTCGTCGTCGCGATGTCGTTGTGCAATGACTCCCGGCTGGTCGACACCGACGGCCACTGGCGGGTGGTGGGCGAGCCGACAGAGGGCGCGCTGCGTGCGCTGGCGCACAAGGCCGGTGTCGAGCAACCGATGCGCCGACGGGCCGAGGTGCCGTTCGAATCGGCGCACAAGTTCATGGTGACCCTCGACGAGGCGCCCGACGGGCAGCGGTGGCTGCACGTCAAGGGCGCGCCGGACCGCCTGCTGGACCGGTCCACCACACAGCTGCGCGCCGGGGTGGCCGAACCGCTGGACCGCGACTTCTGGCACGCCCGCGTCGACGAACTCAGCCATCAGGGGCTGCGGGTGCTCGCCGCGGCGCGGCGCCCGGCCGGTGGCGCCGACAGTGTCGCGATCGAGGACGCCGACACCGGGCTGGAGTTCCTCGGCGTCGTCGGCATCGTCGATCCGCCTCGCCCCGAGGCCATCGACGCGATCGCCAACTGTCACAGCGCCGGAATCCGGGTCAAGATGATCACCGGGGACCACGTCGGCACCGCCAAGGCCATCGCCCGGGAGATGGGCATCGGCACCAAGGGGGAGCCGTCCGCGCTGACCGGCGCCGACCTGCAGGGGATGAGTCAGCCGCGGCTGCGGGAAGTGGTCGGCGAGGTCGATGTGTTCGCCCGGACCAGCCCGGAGCACAAGCTGCGCATCGTCAGCGCTCTGCAGGCAGAGGGCGACGTGGTCGCGATGACCGGTGACGGGGTCAACGACGCACCAGCGCTGACCCGCGCCGACATCGGCGTCGCGATGGGCGTCAAGGGCACCGAGGCCACCAAGGAAGCCGCCGGGATCGTGCTGGCCGACGACAACTTCGCCACTATCGAGCGCGCCGTCGAGGAGGGCCGGCGGATCTACGACAACATCCGCAAGTCGGTGCTGTTCCTGTTGCCCACCAACGGTTCCCAGTCGCTGGTCATCCTGGTGGCGGTGCTGTTCGGCTTCGCGCTGCCGCTGCAGCCGGTGCAGATCCTGTGGGTCAACCTGGTCACCGGCGTGACGCTGGCGCTGGCGCTGGTGTTCGAGAAGGCCGAGGACGGGCTGATGACCCGGCCACCGCGGCCGGCCACCCAGCCCGTCGTGCGGCTGGCCGACGTGTCGATGATCGCACTTGTGTCGGTGCTGGTCGCCGGGGCGGCGCTGGCGATCTTCTTCATCGGCCGGGCCAACGGCTACCCGCTGGCGGTGGCGCAGACCGCCGCGGTGAACATGCTGGCGATGGGTCAGCTGGCCTACCTGCTGAACTGCCGCTTCGTGTCGCGGTCGAGCCTGCGCCCGGCCGCGCTGCGCGGCAACCCGTGGGTGTGGCGGATGGCTGCGGCGCTGCTGGCGCTCCAGCTGCTGTTCATCTACACCCCGTTCATGAACACCTGGTTCCACTCCGCGCCGATCACCCTGCTGGGGTGGAGTGTCGCGCTGGGCTTCTCGGTGCTGATCTTCCTGACGGTCGAAGCGGCCAAGGCGATCGGGCTGCGGCTGGGCTATTGAGGCAAAACACCTGGTAGAAGAGTGCCCCCGGCAGGATTCGAACCTGCGGCCTTCTGCTCCGGAGGCAGACGCTCTATCCCCTGAGCTACGGGGGCGCGTGACAGAACACTGCGCCGTTGGGCGTGGCCTAGCGTAGCGCATACCGGCGACGGGAAACGGATTCGGGGCAGCACGGCCCCAGACCATAGGATGAACCCCCGTGACCCCCGCCGATCTGGCCGAGCTGCTCAAGGCCACCGCCACCGCGGTGCTGGCCGAGCACGGCCTCGACACCGCCGCGCTGCCCGCCACCGTGACCGTGGAGCGTCCGCGCAACCCCGAGCACGGCGATTACGCCACCAACCTGGCGCTGCAGCTCGGCAAGAAGGTCGGCGCCAACCCCCGTGAACTGGCGGGCTGGCTGGCCGCCGCGCTGGCCGAACGCGACGGTATCGCCGCCGCCGAGGTCGCCGGGCCCGGCTTCGTCAACCTGCGCCTGGAGGCCTCGGCGCAGAACGTCATCGTCGCCAACGTGCTGACCGGCGGCGCCGACTACGGCCACTCGGCCACCCTGGGCGGGCAGAAGGTCAACCTCGAGTTCGTCTCGGCCAACCCGACCGGCCCGATCCACATCGGCGGCACCCGCTGGGCCGCCGTCGGCGACGCGCTGGGCCGGCTGCTGAGCACCCAGGGTGCGGCGGTCACCCGGGAGTACTACTTCAATGACCACGGCGCGCAGATCGACCGGTTCACCAACTCGCTGATCGCCGCCGCCAAGGGCGAGCCCACCCCTGAGGACGGTTACGCGGGCACCTACATCGGTGACATCGCCGCCCAGGTGCTGGCCAAGGAGCCCGACGCGCTGAGCCTGCCCGAAGATGAGATGCGCGAGACGTTCCGCGCCATCGGGGTGAACCTGATGTTCGACCACATCAAGGAATCGCTGCACGAGTTCGGCACCGACTTCGACGTCTACACCCACGAAGACTCGATGCACACCTCCGGGCGCGTCGAGCAGGCCATCACCCGGCTGCGCGACAACGGCGCCATCTACGAGAAGGACGGCGCGGTCTGGCTGCGCACCACCGACCACGGCGACGACAAGGACCGCGTCGTGATCAAGAGCGACGGGCAGCCCGCCTACATCGCCGGTGACCTCGCCTACTTCCTGGACAAGCGCCAGCGCGGCTTCGACCTGTGCATCTACATGCTCGGCGCCGACCACCACGGCTACATCGCCCGCCTGAAGGCCGCCGCGGCGGCGCTCGGAGACGACCCGGCCACCGTCGAGGTGCTGATCGGGCAGATGGTCAACCTGGTCCGCGACGGCCAGCCGGTCCGGATGAGCAAGCGCGCGGGCACCGTGATCACTCTCGACGACCTGGTCGAGGCCATCGGCGTGGACGCCGCGCGCTACGCGCTGATCCGCAGCTCGGTCGACACCCCGATCGACATCGACCTGGAGCTGTGGTCCTCGGCGTCCAACGAGAACCCGGTCTACTACGTGCAGTACGCCCACGCCCGCCTCTCGGCGCTGGCGCGCAACGCCGCCGACCTCGGTGTCACCGCTGACACCGCGCACCTGGACCTCCTGACCCACGACAAAGAGGGCACGCTGATCCGCAACATCGGCGAGTTCCCCCGCGTGCTGAAAACCGCTGCCGCGCTGCGGGAACCGCACCGCGTGTCGCGTTACCTGGAAGACCTGGCCGGGGACTATCACCGCTTCTACGACTCCTGCCGGGTGCTGCCCCAGGGCGACGAGCCCGCCGGTGAGTTGCACTCGGCGCGGCTGGCGCTGTGCGCGGCCACCCGCCAGGTCATCGCCAACGGGCTGAGCATCCTGGGCGTCAGCGCACCGGAGCGCATGTGATCGCCCATCCCGCCGGCCCGCGCCACGCCGAGGAGATCCACCACGGCGGCACCCCCGACCGCCCCCGCGACATCTCCGAAGTGCTCACTTTGGCGCCGAATGTATGGCCGCGCAATGCTTTTCGCGGCGATGATGGCGTGGTCCGGATCGCCGGTGTCGCGGTCACCGACATCGCCGCCGAGTTCGGCACCCCGGTGTTCGTCATCGACGAGGACGACTTCCGGTCGCGATGCCGCGAGATCTCCGCGGCGTTCGGCGGGGGAGAACACGTGCATTACGCGGCCAAGGCGTTCCTGTGCACCGAGATCGCACGTTGGGTGAACGAGGAAGGGCTGTGCCTGGACGTCGCCACCGGCGGGGAACTCGCGGTCGCGCTGCACGGAGGATTTCCGGCAGAGCGAATCACGGTGCACGGCAACAACAAATCGGTCGCCGAGCTCACCGCGGCCGTTGCGGCCGGCGTCGGCCACGTCGTTCTGGACTCCGAAATCGAGATCGAGCGCCTCGACCGGATCGCCGGCGCGGCCGGTGTGGTGCAGGACGTACTGGTGCGCGTCACCGTCGGGGTCGAAGCGCACACGCACGAGTTCATCTCCACCGCGCACGAGGACCAGAAGTTCGGCCTGTCGCTGGCCACCGGCGCGGCGATGGCCGCGGTGCGCAAGGTGTTCGCGGCCGACCACTTACGGCTGGTGGGGCTGCACAGCCACATCGGGTCGCAGATCTTCGATGTCGCGGGGTTCGAGATCGCCGCGCACCGGGTGATCGGGCTGCTGCGTGACGTGGTCGCCGAGTTCGGTGTCGAGAAGACTGCCCAGATGTCGATCGTCGACCTCGGCGGCGGGCTGGGTATCTCCTATCTACCGGGGGACAACCCGCCGCCGATGAAAGAGTTGGCCGACAAACTGTTGGCCATCGTGCGCAACGAGTCGGCCGCGGTCGGGCTTCCGGCTCCCAAACTGGTCGTCGAGCCCGGCCGGGCCATCGCCGGACCGGGCACCATCACGCTTTATGAGGTCGGCACCGTCAAGGACGTCGCGGTGGCCGCCGACCGGTACCGCCGCTACGTCAGCGTCGACGGCGGGATGAGCGACAACATCCGCACGTCTCTCTATGACGCGGAGTACGACGTGCGGCTGCTGTCGCGCACCAGTGCCGCGAGCCCGGCGCTGTCACGGGTGGTGGGCAAGCACTGCGAAAGCGGTGACATCGTGGTCCG harbors:
- the lysA gene encoding diaminopimelate decarboxylase, whose protein sequence is MIAHPAGPRHAEEIHHGGTPDRPRDISEVLTLAPNVWPRNAFRGDDGVVRIAGVAVTDIAAEFGTPVFVIDEDDFRSRCREISAAFGGGEHVHYAAKAFLCTEIARWVNEEGLCLDVATGGELAVALHGGFPAERITVHGNNKSVAELTAAVAAGVGHVVLDSEIEIERLDRIAGAAGVVQDVLVRVTVGVEAHTHEFISTAHEDQKFGLSLATGAAMAAVRKVFAADHLRLVGLHSHIGSQIFDVAGFEIAAHRVIGLLRDVVAEFGVEKTAQMSIVDLGGGLGISYLPGDNPPPMKELADKLLAIVRNESAAVGLPAPKLVVEPGRAIAGPGTITLYEVGTVKDVAVAADRYRRYVSVDGGMSDNIRTSLYDAEYDVRLLSRTSAASPALSRVVGKHCESGDIVVRDAWLPDDVAPGDLAGVAATGAYCYSMSSRYNLIGRPAVVAVRDGRARLILRRETVEDLLSLEVR
- the argS gene encoding arginine--tRNA ligase gives rise to the protein MTPADLAELLKATATAVLAEHGLDTAALPATVTVERPRNPEHGDYATNLALQLGKKVGANPRELAGWLAAALAERDGIAAAEVAGPGFVNLRLEASAQNVIVANVLTGGADYGHSATLGGQKVNLEFVSANPTGPIHIGGTRWAAVGDALGRLLSTQGAAVTREYYFNDHGAQIDRFTNSLIAAAKGEPTPEDGYAGTYIGDIAAQVLAKEPDALSLPEDEMRETFRAIGVNLMFDHIKESLHEFGTDFDVYTHEDSMHTSGRVEQAITRLRDNGAIYEKDGAVWLRTTDHGDDKDRVVIKSDGQPAYIAGDLAYFLDKRQRGFDLCIYMLGADHHGYIARLKAAAAALGDDPATVEVLIGQMVNLVRDGQPVRMSKRAGTVITLDDLVEAIGVDAARYALIRSSVDTPIDIDLELWSSASNENPVYYVQYAHARLSALARNAADLGVTADTAHLDLLTHDKEGTLIRNIGEFPRVLKTAAALREPHRVSRYLEDLAGDYHRFYDSCRVLPQGDEPAGELHSARLALCAATRQVIANGLSILGVSAPERM
- a CDS encoding cation-translocating P-type ATPase; the protein is MTRGPDAVAQRAVEESEFAGLAHARSRADILAALRTTAAGLQSADAQARLAETGPNRLPAPPHRSPLVRFLAQFNNVLIYILIAAAVLKAILGGWVDAAVIAAAAILNSVVGYLQEGKAEKALDSIREMLSVSARVRRDGQWTNVDAETLVPGDVVRIGSGDRIPADLRLLEVNNLRVEESALTGESVPAVKSVTHVESDAGLGDRTSMVYSGTIVAAGTGVGVVTATGTATEIGRIQTLISEVEGIDTPLTRKLEQFGRQLSVLILAMAAVMLVIGRVFHEFTVDELISAAIGFAVAAIPEGLPAVVTVTLALGVQQMARRNAITRKLPAVEALGSVNVICSDKTGTLTQNEMTVRTVVTARHHYSVTGAGYAPHGEIEIDGTATGLDSHPDLTAVVVAMSLCNDSRLVDTDGHWRVVGEPTEGALRALAHKAGVEQPMRRRAEVPFESAHKFMVTLDEAPDGQRWLHVKGAPDRLLDRSTTQLRAGVAEPLDRDFWHARVDELSHQGLRVLAAARRPAGGADSVAIEDADTGLEFLGVVGIVDPPRPEAIDAIANCHSAGIRVKMITGDHVGTAKAIAREMGIGTKGEPSALTGADLQGMSQPRLREVVGEVDVFARTSPEHKLRIVSALQAEGDVVAMTGDGVNDAPALTRADIGVAMGVKGTEATKEAAGIVLADDNFATIERAVEEGRRIYDNIRKSVLFLLPTNGSQSLVILVAVLFGFALPLQPVQILWVNLVTGVTLALALVFEKAEDGLMTRPPRPATQPVVRLADVSMIALVSVLVAGAALAIFFIGRANGYPLAVAQTAAVNMLAMGQLAYLLNCRFVSRSSLRPAALRGNPWVWRMAAALLALQLLFIYTPFMNTWFHSAPITLLGWSVALGFSVLIFLTVEAAKAIGLRLGY
- a CDS encoding lytic murein transglycosylase — protein: MSCTRALTAALILTSALLGACTSAPAEQAPHRAAPTVAGPEPAPQRPHVPPWAQPQLAPDPAGLIDGLVADERALRDPAAGDDVVAAAARRQQAAYRVLGRHPEWDPIAHARIPAPLREVYDRNVDARRQLEAMSRGPGKPTLPAWHVNPPTALAELRAHYGEAERNSGVGWNYLAAINFVETAFGRIRGVSTAGAQGPMQFLPSTFAMYGRGDIWSPRDAVLAAGRFLAAHGFARNRDAALFRYNNSWQYVRAVNQYAALIAAHPAAFEGFHRWDVYYRSAAGDVVLPVGYRADHPIAVEEYVARYPQ